One window of the Catenulispora sp. EB89 genome contains the following:
- a CDS encoding SpvB/TcaC N-terminal domain-containing protein produces the protein MADKVPDGPIGSVSTLAPTPPPAERGGERDQPSLSLPKPGGALRGSGEKAAANPATGAATLSLPVPLTPGRGPVAPALTLAYDSGAGNGPFGLGWSLSTPSISRRTDKGLPQYRDTDVYQLTGVEDLVPALAPGGTGATSGDGSDWTAIVRTQGGFEIARYRPRTESSYARIERWRDTASGDTYWQVTGRDNVTGVFGRSPAARIVDPDDPTRVYRWLLEESSDDLGNVVRYEYKAEDGAGVDPSVISEAGHGPHAARYLKRITYGNTTPGTPDGFCFEAVFDYGDHDVLVPTPSESGPWSVRADPFSSRRPGFELRTYRLCRRVLMFHTFAELGPDPVLVRSLDLLYDQTPLAAYLQTATERGYTRSGTGYSAASLPATEFGYSQRVVSSDLRPLTAAPSDAPVRLDATSRWFDLDAEGVAGILAGQAGTWHYRPNLGEGSFGPPAERDPVPDAASANGWRLLDLAGDGRPVLASLDGGARGFFGRADGVGPEEWTAFTAFDHLPSVNWDDPNLRFVDLTGDGLADVLITADDALVWHASEGFDGFGEEQRVAVQPRERLGPRLVFADAEQSVYLADMTGDGLTDLVRVRNGSVDYWPALGYGRFGGRISMAGAPVFDQPDRFDQRRVRLHDVDGSAPTDLLYLGDAADGGGVRVWFNEAGNSFSAAETIAVAPPTSQVADASVADVFGRGTACLVFTEPRPDGEPQAWAVDLMAQGKPHLLVSVDDRRGSSTTFQYQSSTQYYLADKAAGQPWATRLPFPVQVVAQITVNDLIADTTLVSTYAYRHGYYDGTEREFRGFGYVEQRDALADATGEADQPPAVIRRWQHTGWYRDSARITTQFAHEYWQGGAGAALPDTALPPGLTPDEEREAARALRGRVLREEVYAEDGDASAANPYQITESNYGLVLLQPQDANPYCVVAVNPGQSLSAHSERQPDDARTTHSVTLDVDEWGNVLRSVEVCYPRKSPLDPAQGQTRIAVTEHTVVNDVETPDRWRIGVPVDTRTYEAAGFAPQPGKVFAAADLAADLATAASSEVPYQDELSGLAPQRRMIARSVQTYSSDDLSAELPDGQIGVRALPWRSYRQAFAAGHVTALFGTRVTDDMMRTAGYVQRGGDTTWWTPSARHTLDPARFYQPTGYLDPFGSQWSLDYDAHTLALTRVTDPLGNTLQAQINYRVLQPWLLTDANGNRAGVRFDALGMVMATAVLGKPGAGEGDVLDLSTPEPSAQDDPTVTVEYTLDHPPTSFHTSAREQHGAANPRWQEIWTYVDGSGRTILTKHQAAPADPQGPVRWIGTGRVVFNNKGNPIKQYEPYFAADGGFDTEPQLVQQGVTQILRYDPLSRVIRTDQPDGSFARTEFTAWEKQDWDRNDTVLSSRWYADRVALPEDDPRRRAAELAAAHAGTPTGTRFDTMGRAYATIADNGGGEFLATFVELDIEGNHRAVTDPRGVLVVSQDFDMLGHPAHTRSPDAGERWSLLDVTGKTVFAWDARATAFSWRYDATHRVTHAYATMAGGPTTLRTRTYYGESLANAADHNLRGQICATFDGAGLSRTTDIDFKGNPLGAYRRLTADPHGEPDWSALATVDDPDQALAAAAGLLEATAYPSSTQYDALNRVTLTTSPDGSATRPSYDQANLLIGTDVQIRGAADWTPFVSAISHNARGDRLQARLGCGATLEYGYEPDTFRLAQVDAHAGDGRTLQSLAYTYDPVGNVVEVDDAAQQTLYFANAVVSPNRLYTYQPTYRLATAEGREHIGQTAVDQPGPFEQPPFEIPHANDAQAMRRYVETYVYDPAGNIQSLAHAAGAGSWTRLHDNPADGNRLRATSLPGDAPGTYSAQYSYDAAGNMIAMPHLPRLDWDAGNRFSRADLGGGGVVSYQYDASGQRVRATIENGGTVDVRVYLGNCEIYRRTVAGTVTVERETLHVSDGAKRIALVETITVDGGPAPIPAPVLRYQLDDHLGSAVVEVDQNCALLSYEEYHPYGTTSFRSAAGAAQTSLKRYRFTGRERDVETGLYHHGNRYYACWIGRWTSADPIGIADGTNTFAYVHNNPVRLTDPTGTASEDEDRAAHVQQELASRKLTPEMVRDFDSLSHSAVMAKYGFFEFFHISSATRSLPGDVLAAVLPKRDTTVYMFASGRTGTADQEQAHRVAELNVGTPIGAIPRLIARAAGASEGTIEAYGRLGDFVDSLLPVAGAIGTARAIRGGGVAPPPPELAPLGQETAESAPAAAAPVQTPRSGPSSAAETPTAGPAREPTIAELDAHFVATVGEENSRLAAAVRADPHQLSALAEHAPRLTAATLRRAQNNGMGALKLFNVAYGQVLEKRVALRLAGGPYSQHFQYLGGANRPDFRLTLPKVGAKINYDITTPRDVDRHLARPYGEKMRIVTYDRPSFFN, from the coding sequence ATGGCGGACAAGGTCCCTGACGGCCCGATCGGCTCCGTGAGCACGCTCGCGCCGACACCGCCGCCGGCCGAGCGCGGCGGCGAGCGCGACCAGCCGTCGCTGTCCCTGCCGAAGCCCGGCGGGGCGTTGCGCGGCAGTGGTGAGAAGGCCGCGGCCAACCCGGCGACGGGTGCTGCGACCCTCTCGCTCCCGGTGCCGCTCACGCCCGGACGGGGCCCGGTCGCGCCCGCGCTGACGCTCGCCTACGACTCGGGCGCGGGGAACGGGCCGTTCGGGCTCGGCTGGAGCCTGAGCACGCCGTCGATCTCGCGGCGTACGGACAAGGGCCTGCCGCAGTATCGGGACACCGACGTCTACCAGCTCACCGGCGTCGAGGACTTGGTTCCGGCGCTCGCGCCCGGCGGCACCGGCGCCACCAGCGGCGACGGCAGCGACTGGACCGCGATCGTCCGAACGCAGGGCGGATTCGAGATCGCGCGCTACCGGCCGCGGACCGAGTCCTCCTACGCGCGGATCGAGCGGTGGCGCGACACCGCGTCCGGCGACACGTACTGGCAGGTGACTGGCCGGGACAACGTGACCGGCGTGTTCGGACGCAGCCCGGCGGCGCGCATCGTCGACCCCGACGATCCGACCCGCGTCTACCGCTGGCTGCTGGAGGAGTCGAGCGACGACCTGGGCAACGTCGTCCGCTACGAGTACAAGGCCGAGGACGGCGCCGGCGTCGACCCGAGCGTGATCTCCGAGGCGGGCCACGGCCCCCACGCCGCCCGCTACCTGAAGCGGATCACCTACGGCAACACCACGCCGGGCACGCCGGACGGGTTCTGCTTCGAGGCGGTGTTCGACTACGGCGACCACGACGTGCTCGTCCCCACTCCCTCGGAGAGCGGTCCCTGGAGCGTGCGCGCCGATCCCTTCTCGTCCCGCCGGCCCGGCTTCGAGCTGCGCACCTACCGCCTGTGCCGACGTGTCCTGATGTTCCACACGTTCGCCGAACTCGGGCCGGACCCGGTGCTGGTGCGCTCGCTCGACCTGCTCTACGACCAGACGCCGCTCGCCGCCTACCTGCAGACCGCGACCGAGCGCGGGTACACCCGAAGCGGAACCGGGTACTCGGCGGCGTCGCTGCCCGCGACCGAGTTCGGGTACAGCCAGCGGGTGGTGTCCTCCGATCTCAGGCCGCTGACCGCCGCGCCCTCGGACGCCCCGGTCCGGCTCGACGCCACCAGCCGGTGGTTCGACCTCGACGCCGAGGGGGTCGCAGGGATCCTCGCCGGGCAGGCCGGGACCTGGCACTACCGGCCGAACCTGGGCGAGGGTTCCTTCGGTCCGCCCGCGGAGCGCGACCCGGTGCCGGACGCCGCGAGCGCGAACGGCTGGCGCCTGCTCGATCTGGCCGGCGACGGACGACCGGTGCTCGCCAGCCTCGACGGGGGTGCGCGCGGGTTCTTCGGCAGGGCCGATGGCGTCGGCCCGGAGGAGTGGACCGCCTTCACAGCGTTCGACCACCTGCCGTCCGTCAACTGGGACGACCCGAACCTGCGCTTCGTCGACCTGACCGGCGACGGCCTGGCGGACGTGCTGATCACCGCGGACGACGCGCTCGTCTGGCACGCCTCGGAGGGCTTCGACGGGTTCGGCGAGGAGCAGCGCGTCGCCGTGCAGCCCCGCGAGCGGCTCGGCCCCCGGCTGGTCTTCGCCGACGCCGAGCAGAGCGTGTACCTCGCGGACATGACCGGCGACGGGCTGACGGACCTGGTGCGGGTCCGCAACGGCTCGGTCGACTACTGGCCCGCCCTGGGCTACGGCCGGTTCGGCGGCCGGATCTCGATGGCCGGCGCCCCGGTCTTCGACCAGCCCGACCGGTTCGACCAGCGCCGGGTGCGGCTGCACGACGTCGACGGCAGCGCCCCGACCGACCTGCTCTACCTCGGCGACGCGGCCGACGGCGGCGGCGTGCGGGTGTGGTTCAACGAGGCCGGCAACTCCTTCAGCGCCGCCGAGACGATCGCGGTGGCGCCGCCGACGAGCCAGGTCGCGGACGCGTCCGTCGCGGACGTCTTCGGCCGGGGCACCGCCTGCCTGGTGTTCACCGAGCCCCGGCCGGACGGCGAGCCGCAGGCCTGGGCGGTGGACCTGATGGCCCAGGGCAAGCCGCACCTGCTGGTCTCGGTCGACGACCGCCGCGGGTCCTCCACCACGTTCCAGTATCAGTCCTCGACGCAGTACTACCTCGCCGACAAGGCCGCCGGACAGCCGTGGGCGACCCGGCTGCCGTTCCCGGTGCAGGTGGTGGCACAGATCACGGTGAACGACCTGATCGCGGACACGACGCTGGTCAGTACGTACGCGTACCGGCACGGGTACTACGACGGGACCGAGCGCGAGTTCCGCGGTTTCGGCTACGTCGAGCAGCGCGACGCGCTCGCCGACGCCACGGGTGAGGCGGACCAGCCGCCCGCGGTGATCCGCCGCTGGCAGCACACCGGCTGGTACCGCGACAGCGCGCGCATCACGACCCAGTTCGCCCACGAATACTGGCAGGGCGGTGCCGGCGCCGCGCTCCCCGACACGGCGCTGCCCCCGGGCCTCACCCCGGACGAGGAGCGCGAGGCGGCGCGAGCGCTGCGGGGCCGGGTGCTGCGCGAAGAGGTGTACGCCGAAGACGGCGACGCCTCGGCGGCGAACCCGTACCAGATCACCGAGTCGAACTACGGGCTCGTCCTCCTCCAGCCCCAGGACGCGAACCCCTACTGCGTCGTCGCCGTGAATCCGGGGCAGAGCCTGTCCGCCCACAGCGAGCGGCAGCCCGACGACGCCCGCACCACGCACAGCGTGACCCTCGACGTCGACGAGTGGGGAAACGTCCTGCGCTCGGTCGAGGTCTGCTATCCCCGGAAGTCGCCGCTCGATCCGGCTCAGGGCCAGACCCGGATCGCAGTGACCGAACACACCGTGGTCAACGACGTCGAGACGCCGGACCGGTGGCGGATCGGCGTGCCGGTCGACACCCGCACCTACGAGGCCGCGGGCTTCGCGCCGCAGCCGGGAAAGGTGTTCGCCGCGGCCGACCTCGCCGCCGACCTGGCCACGGCCGCCAGCTCCGAGGTGCCGTACCAGGACGAGCTCTCCGGCCTCGCACCACAGCGCCGGATGATCGCCCGCTCGGTCCAGACCTACTCCTCCGACGACCTGTCCGCGGAGCTGCCGGACGGCCAGATCGGCGTTCGCGCGCTGCCATGGCGCAGCTACCGGCAGGCGTTCGCGGCCGGACACGTGACCGCGCTGTTCGGCACCCGCGTCACCGACGACATGATGCGCACGGCCGGCTACGTCCAGCGCGGCGGCGACACGACGTGGTGGACGCCGTCGGCCAGGCACACCCTGGATCCGGCGCGCTTCTACCAGCCAACCGGGTACCTCGACCCCTTCGGCTCCCAGTGGAGCCTGGACTACGACGCGCACACCCTGGCCCTGACACGGGTCACCGATCCGCTGGGCAACACGCTCCAAGCCCAGATCAACTATCGCGTCCTGCAGCCGTGGCTGCTCACCGACGCCAACGGCAACCGGGCCGGGGTGCGATTCGACGCTCTCGGCATGGTCATGGCGACAGCCGTCCTGGGAAAACCGGGCGCCGGCGAGGGCGACGTGCTCGACCTGTCCACTCCCGAGCCCTCCGCCCAGGACGACCCCACCGTCACGGTGGAGTACACCCTCGACCATCCGCCGACGAGCTTCCACACCTCCGCGCGGGAACAGCACGGCGCCGCCAACCCGCGATGGCAGGAGATCTGGACCTACGTCGACGGCAGCGGCCGCACGATCCTGACCAAGCACCAGGCCGCGCCGGCCGACCCGCAGGGACCGGTGCGCTGGATCGGCACCGGCCGGGTCGTCTTCAACAACAAGGGCAATCCGATCAAGCAGTACGAACCCTACTTCGCCGCCGACGGCGGCTTCGACACCGAGCCGCAGCTCGTGCAGCAGGGCGTCACGCAGATCCTGCGCTACGACCCGCTCAGCCGGGTGATCCGCACCGACCAGCCGGACGGGAGCTTCGCCCGGACCGAGTTCACCGCCTGGGAGAAGCAGGACTGGGACCGCAACGACACGGTGCTGTCCAGCCGTTGGTACGCCGACCGCGTCGCGCTGCCGGAGGACGACCCCCGGCGGCGGGCCGCGGAACTGGCCGCCGCGCACGCGGGCACGCCGACCGGCACCCGGTTCGACACCATGGGCCGCGCCTACGCCACGATCGCCGACAACGGAGGCGGCGAGTTCCTCGCGACCTTCGTGGAGCTGGACATCGAGGGCAATCACCGGGCCGTCACCGATCCCCGCGGCGTGCTGGTGGTGTCGCAGGACTTCGACATGCTCGGCCACCCCGCGCACACCCGCAGCCCCGACGCCGGGGAGCGCTGGAGCCTGCTCGACGTGACCGGGAAGACCGTGTTCGCCTGGGACGCGCGCGCGACGGCGTTCAGCTGGCGCTACGACGCGACGCACCGAGTGACCCACGCCTACGCCACGATGGCCGGCGGCCCCACGACGCTGCGCACCAGGACCTACTACGGCGAGTCCCTGGCGAACGCCGCCGACCACAACCTGCGCGGCCAGATCTGCGCGACCTTCGACGGCGCGGGGCTGTCCCGGACGACCGACATCGACTTCAAAGGCAATCCGCTCGGCGCCTACCGGCGCCTCACCGCAGACCCGCACGGAGAACCGGACTGGAGCGCCCTGGCCACCGTGGACGACCCCGACCAGGCGCTCGCGGCCGCGGCGGGGCTGCTCGAAGCCACGGCGTATCCGTCGTCGACACAGTACGACGCGCTGAACCGGGTGACGCTGACGACGTCGCCCGACGGCAGCGCCACCCGGCCCTCCTACGACCAGGCCAACCTGCTGATCGGGACGGACGTCCAGATCCGGGGCGCCGCCGACTGGACGCCCTTCGTCAGCGCGATCAGCCACAACGCGCGCGGCGACCGGCTCCAGGCCCGGCTCGGCTGCGGCGCGACCCTCGAGTACGGCTACGAACCGGACACCTTCCGCCTCGCGCAGGTCGACGCGCACGCCGGCGACGGCCGGACGCTGCAGTCGCTGGCGTACACCTACGACCCGGTCGGCAACGTCGTGGAAGTCGACGACGCCGCGCAGCAGACGCTCTACTTCGCCAACGCCGTGGTGTCCCCGAACCGGCTCTACACGTATCAGCCCACGTACAGACTCGCGACCGCCGAGGGACGTGAGCACATCGGCCAGACGGCCGTCGACCAGCCGGGGCCCTTCGAGCAGCCCCCGTTCGAGATCCCGCACGCCAACGACGCACAGGCGATGCGCCGCTACGTCGAGACCTACGTCTACGACCCGGCCGGCAATATCCAGTCCCTCGCGCACGCCGCGGGCGCGGGCAGCTGGACGCGGCTCCACGACAATCCCGCGGACGGCAACCGGCTGCGCGCGACCAGCCTTCCCGGCGACGCCCCGGGGACCTATTCCGCGCAGTACTCCTACGACGCCGCGGGCAACATGATCGCGATGCCGCACCTGCCGCGGCTGGACTGGGACGCCGGCAACCGGTTCTCCCGCGCCGATCTCGGCGGCGGCGGAGTCGTCTCCTACCAGTACGACGCCTCCGGCCAGCGGGTCCGGGCCACGATCGAGAACGGCGGCACCGTCGACGTCCGTGTCTACCTCGGGAACTGCGAGATCTACCGGCGTACCGTCGCCGGCACCGTCACGGTGGAGCGCGAGACGCTGCACGTCTCCGACGGCGCCAAGCGGATCGCCCTCGTCGAGACGATCACGGTCGACGGCGGGCCGGCTCCGATCCCCGCTCCGGTGCTGCGCTATCAGCTCGACGACCACCTGGGCAGCGCGGTCGTCGAAGTGGACCAGAACTGCGCGCTGCTCTCCTACGAGGAGTACCACCCCTACGGCACGACCTCGTTCCGGTCGGCCGCCGGCGCCGCGCAGACCAGTCTCAAGCGCTACCGCTTCACCGGACGCGAACGCGACGTCGAGACCGGCCTCTACCACCACGGCAACCGCTACTACGCCTGCTGGATCGGCCGCTGGACCAGCGCCGACCCGATCGGCATCGCGGACGGCACCAACACCTTCGCCTACGTGCACAACAATCCCGTCCGCCTGACCGACCCGACCGGGACGGCCTCGGAGGACGAGGACCGGGCGGCACACGTCCAGCAGGAGCTCGCCTCGCGCAAGCTGACGCCGGAGATGGTGCGCGACTTCGACAGCCTCAGCCACAGCGCGGTGATGGCGAAGTACGGGTTCTTCGAGTTCTTCCACATCTCCAGCGCCACCCGAAGCCTGCCCGGCGACGTCCTGGCCGCGGTCCTGCCCAAGCGGGACACCACGGTCTACATGTTCGCCAGCGGCCGGACCGGCACGGCCGACCAGGAGCAGGCGCACCGCGTGGCGGAGCTGAACGTCGGCACGCCCATCGGCGCGATCCCCCGCCTGATCGCGCGGGCCGCGGGCGCCTCGGAAGGGACGATCGAAGCCTACGGACGGCTGGGCGACTTCGTCGACTCCCTACTGCCCGTCGCCGGCGCCATCGGGACGGCCCGAGCGATACGAGGGGGCGGCGTCGCGCCGCCGCCGCCGGAACTCGCGCCGCTGGGCCAGGAGACCGCCGAGTCGGCACCGGCAGCTGCCGCTCCCGTACAGACACCCCGGTCCGGACCGTCCTCCGCCGCCGAGACGCCCACTGCCGGACCCGCCAGAGAGCCGACGATCGCCGAACTCGACGCCCATTTCGTGGCCACGGTGGGCGAGGAGAACTCCCGCCTCGCCGCGGCGGTCCGCGCGGACCCGCACCAGCTGAGCGCACTGGCCGAACACGCGCCGAGGCTGACCGCCGCGACGTTGAGAAGGGCGCAGAACAACGGCATGGGAGCGCTGAAGCTGTTCAACGTCGCCTACGGCCAAGTCCTGGAGAAGAGAGTCGCGCTGCGGCTCGCGGGCGGTCCCTACAGCCAGCACTTCCAGTACCTGGGCGGAGCCAACAGGCCCGACTTCCGCCTGACGCTGCCGAAGGTCGGCGCGAAGATCAACTACGACATCACGACACCGCGGGACGTGGACCGGCACCTGGCCCGCCCGTACGGGGAAAAAATGCGGATCGTCACCTACGACCGCCCCAGTTTCTTCAACTGA
- a CDS encoding MFS transporter, with protein MRRAGAALLAVTVGCVLADSAVVTLALPEILQRLHTTVGQVAWVLIAFNLVLAVVARPAAWFFKKQDPALWCAAGIAVFAGASAMCAVAGSMGVLIAARSIQAVGGAFAVVGSLQLLVDELSERRGTAWWIAAGVFGTAVGPVAGGLLTDAFSWRSIFIVQVPIAVLAVPAALARRRSRTGPGLADDASEAATDTASDDVVVEKHPVRIRPNIALALLSAALTAALFLFVLLLVDGWRRSPAVAAVTVSVIPLAALFARPLIRTLRAGPLAQTMSGCLLIAGGLAGLALLPSAGLAWTIAPQALVGLGLGLTLDPLTLQAMDGRTPHSLHGGWTIAARHMGVVLGLAILTPVFVADLRSAQPPAEEAITALVLNAPLAPQDKITIARGLADQLKMEGGRVPDLDPAFQNLNLPPVEKPAAAQLERDLNAQLERAATHAFRNAFLIGAGLALAAMLSLIQLRRGGGAR; from the coding sequence ATGCGCCGGGCGGGAGCAGCCCTGCTCGCGGTGACCGTGGGGTGCGTCCTGGCCGACTCGGCCGTGGTCACCCTGGCCCTGCCGGAGATCTTGCAGCGCCTGCACACCACGGTGGGGCAGGTCGCCTGGGTGCTGATCGCGTTCAACCTCGTTCTCGCCGTGGTCGCGCGGCCCGCCGCGTGGTTCTTCAAGAAGCAGGATCCGGCCCTGTGGTGTGCGGCTGGCATCGCGGTGTTCGCCGGGGCCTCGGCCATGTGCGCGGTCGCCGGTTCCATGGGGGTCCTGATCGCGGCCCGGTCGATCCAGGCGGTCGGTGGCGCGTTCGCGGTGGTCGGCAGTCTTCAGCTGCTGGTCGACGAGCTGTCCGAGCGTCGTGGGACGGCGTGGTGGATCGCCGCCGGCGTGTTCGGCACCGCTGTCGGGCCGGTGGCCGGCGGGCTGCTCACCGATGCCTTCTCCTGGCGTTCGATCTTCATCGTCCAGGTGCCGATCGCGGTGCTGGCCGTTCCTGCCGCGCTGGCCAGGCGCCGCAGCCGGACCGGGCCGGGCCTCGCCGATGACGCCTCCGAGGCTGCCACCGATACCGCCTCCGACGACGTCGTCGTAGAGAAACACCCCGTGCGGATCCGGCCCAACATCGCGCTGGCGTTGCTCTCAGCGGCACTGACCGCCGCGCTGTTCCTGTTCGTGCTGCTCCTGGTCGACGGCTGGCGCCGGTCGCCGGCGGTCGCCGCCGTCACGGTCTCGGTGATCCCGCTCGCGGCGCTCTTTGCCCGGCCGCTGATCCGGACGCTGCGCGCGGGACCGCTGGCGCAGACGATGTCCGGCTGCCTGCTCATCGCGGGCGGCCTGGCCGGGCTGGCGCTGCTGCCGTCGGCCGGTCTGGCGTGGACGATCGCACCCCAGGCGCTCGTCGGGCTCGGGCTCGGGTTGACGTTGGATCCCCTGACCCTGCAGGCGATGGACGGCCGCACGCCGCATTCCCTCCACGGCGGCTGGACGATCGCGGCCCGGCACATGGGGGTCGTCCTGGGACTCGCGATTCTCACGCCGGTGTTCGTCGCGGACCTCCGCAGCGCCCAGCCGCCCGCCGAGGAGGCCATCACCGCACTGGTGCTGAACGCTCCGCTGGCGCCCCAGGACAAGATCACGATCGCCCGCGGACTGGCCGATCAGCTGAAGATGGAGGGCGGCCGGGTGCCCGACCTGGACCCCGCCTTCCAGAACCTGAACCTGCCCCCGGTGGAGAAGCCCGCCGCGGCGCAGCTTGAACGCGATCTCAACGCCCAGCTCGAACGCGCGGCCACCCACGCGTTCCGCAACGCCTTCCTGATCGGCGCGGGGCTCGCCCTCGCAGCGATGCTGTCCCTGATCCAGCTCCGCCGAGGAGGGGGCGCGCGATGA
- a CDS encoding histone-like nucleoid-structuring protein Lsr2, with translation MRRTVHLHDIGGDLESFVARKGAEEQRRRNDPDPRTIRVWAAEQGIAISPRGRVPAELMDAYREAFGLERLVPLRDFTCEEGFRTDATLVDDVAFSGLSTLQVLNRIPDDYAGKLLVIVDEVRLAAPAGARRGPDRRARPVAAGRADADGIVAAL, from the coding sequence GTGAGGCGAACCGTGCATCTCCATGACATCGGCGGTGACTTGGAGAGCTTCGTCGCACGAAAGGGCGCCGAGGAACAGCGTCGCCGCAACGACCCCGACCCCCGCACGATCAGAGTGTGGGCGGCCGAGCAGGGCATCGCCATCTCGCCTCGTGGGCGGGTACCCGCGGAACTCATGGATGCGTATCGGGAAGCATTCGGACTCGAACGACTGGTGCCGCTGCGGGATTTCACCTGCGAGGAGGGCTTCCGCACGGACGCCACGCTCGTGGACGACGTGGCATTCAGCGGGCTCTCGACGCTGCAGGTACTCAACCGGATCCCGGACGACTACGCGGGCAAACTCCTCGTCATCGTCGACGAGGTCCGCCTCGCCGCGCCAGCCGGTGCTCGCCGTGGACCTGATCGACGAGCCCGGCCGGTCGCTGCGGGTCGAGCCGACGCCGACGGAATCGTGGCCGCTCTTTAG
- a CDS encoding DUF4232 domain-containing protein, translating into MPEFDEMLAAVRADCATRPLPEAEELRHIGSRRTHRRRVLVTGTVAVAVTGVAVAAALVIPGRVASQQPVGPATTSTSTSASASASGGPAPVGTSAGAGAPSSPSAPGSLTSAGSSDSSTSPSSSNSPTPTTPTAPSTTPPSISQIGGTPPTCQATQLGPNPLIHRGVAGGSLGITVTFTNQSTTACRLDNSVALWHAEPGQAPALVPTTSGGNYVPVLAPGGKGTALIQWVDGYGGYSTSAPECAHPTHYHGLYLVDAGAKFTLPGITLDVLCGGVSADWTLS; encoded by the coding sequence ATGCCTGAGTTCGACGAGATGCTGGCCGCCGTGCGCGCCGACTGCGCGACCCGGCCGCTGCCCGAGGCCGAGGAGCTGCGCCACATCGGCAGCCGGCGCACCCACCGGCGGCGGGTGCTGGTGACCGGGACGGTGGCCGTCGCCGTCACCGGCGTGGCGGTCGCCGCGGCGCTGGTCATCCCGGGCCGCGTGGCTTCGCAGCAGCCGGTCGGGCCGGCTACGACGTCTACGTCTACGTCGGCGTCCGCATCCGCGTCCGGCGGCCCGGCCCCGGTCGGCACGTCGGCGGGCGCCGGCGCACCAAGCTCGCCAAGCGCGCCGGGTTCCCTGACGTCAGCAGGTTCGTCGGACTCGTCGACCTCCCCAAGCTCCTCGAACTCACCGACACCGACCACCCCGACGGCGCCATCCACCACGCCACCCAGCATCAGCCAGATCGGCGGAACGCCCCCCACCTGCCAGGCCACCCAGCTCGGCCCGAACCCACTCATCCACCGCGGAGTCGCCGGCGGCAGCCTCGGGATCACGGTCACGTTCACCAACCAGAGCACCACGGCATGCCGCCTCGACAACTCCGTGGCCCTGTGGCACGCCGAACCCGGACAGGCCCCGGCCCTCGTCCCGACGACGTCCGGCGGGAACTACGTCCCCGTACTGGCGCCGGGAGGAAAGGGCACGGCGTTGATCCAGTGGGTCGACGGCTACGGCGGCTACTCGACGTCGGCCCCCGAGTGTGCCCACCCCACGCACTACCACGGGCTCTACCTTGTCGACGCCGGCGCCAAGTTCACGTTGCCGGGCATCACGCTCGACGTGTTGTGCGGCGGGGTATCCGCGGACTGGACACTGTCGTAG
- a CDS encoding RNA polymerase sigma factor, with amino-acid sequence MADAEGFDEFYRGTSPRLMRYAYVMTGDMSAAQDLVQEAYVRAWQRWAKLEQYDHAEGWLRMVVSRLATDRWRKIGVRRHAAAAARSPDPVPPPSENTVLLVTALRTLPAPQRRALALHYLLDLPIGDIAAETGASVGTVKSWLSRGRAALAETLGLREPAATTEWGPRGVTDA; translated from the coding sequence GTGGCGGACGCTGAAGGTTTCGACGAGTTCTACCGGGGGACATCGCCCCGGCTGATGCGGTACGCGTATGTGATGACCGGCGATATGTCGGCCGCTCAGGACTTGGTTCAGGAAGCTTACGTAAGAGCGTGGCAGCGCTGGGCGAAGCTGGAGCAGTACGACCATGCTGAGGGCTGGTTGCGGATGGTGGTCTCCAGGCTGGCCACGGATCGCTGGCGCAAGATCGGCGTCCGGCGCCACGCGGCGGCGGCCGCGCGGTCGCCGGATCCGGTTCCGCCACCGTCGGAGAACACTGTGCTGCTGGTGACGGCGTTGCGTACGCTGCCGGCGCCGCAACGCAGGGCACTGGCACTGCACTACCTGCTCGACCTTCCGATCGGTGACATCGCCGCGGAGACCGGCGCGAGCGTCGGCACGGTCAAGTCCTGGCTGTCCCGCGGCCGCGCCGCGCTGGCCGAAACCCTGGGTCTCCGGGAGCCGGCGGCCACCACCGAATGGGGCCCGAGAGGAGTCACCGATGCCTGA